A stretch of the Oncorhynchus clarkii lewisi isolate Uvic-CL-2024 chromosome 9, UVic_Ocla_1.0, whole genome shotgun sequence genome encodes the following:
- the LOC139416569 gene encoding cold shock domain-containing protein E1-like isoform X47 — translation MSFDPGMLHNNGHTAFANGTAAGIRETGVVEKLLTSYGFIQCSERQARLFFHCSQYNGNLQELKIGDDVEFEVSSDRRTGKPIAVKLLKIKPEVLPEERISGQVVSAIPTHLDGKSTPGQVPTGSVCYERNGEVFYLTYTPDDIEGNMHLDTGDKVSFYMETNKHTGAVSAHNIVLVKKKQMRCQGVVCATKEAFGFIERADVVKEIFFHYSEFKGDLEALQAGDDVEFTIKERNGKEVATDVRLLAQGTVIFEDISIEQFEGTVVKVIPKVPTKNQNDPLPGRICARISFTDKELLFGEKDTKSKVTLLEGDHVKFNISTDRRDKLERATNIDILPDTFHFTKESREMGVIAAMRDGFGFIKCVDRDARMFFHFSEVLEEGQLHISDEVEFTVVPVSPERTPMDMLSAQRNHAVRIKKLPKGTVSFHTQSEQRFVGVVEKEATAAITNKSASPSKAKEKEAEEGVISYEDCGVKLTVSYHVKDLEGATQPQAGDKVEFSINEVKRTGQQSAVTIKILNRTVNTKRLLGYIATLKDNFGFIETANHDQEIFFHYSELCGDLENLELGDTVEYTLSKGKGNKVSAEKVTKVVAVNGVGQDVGETVMLGKVVRPLRSVDPSQTEYQGLIELLEEDGTKCQNYSFGIVGMANKADCLQKGEMVKFQLCTVAQTGQKMACNVVPQRKALVECVKDQFGFITYEVGESKKLFFHVKEVHDGLELQTGDEVEFSVILNQRTGKCSACNVRRVSEGPKPVATPRPDRLVNRLKSITLDDASAPRLVIVRQPRGPDNSKGFNVERKTRQPGVID, via the exons ATGAGTTTTGACCCTGGCATGCTCCACAACAACGGGCACACAGCGTTTGCCAACGGCACGGCGGCGGGCATCAGGGAGACTGGAGTGGTGGAGAAGCTGCTCACCTCCTACGGGTTCATCCAGTGCTCGGAGCGGCAGGCGCGCCTCTTCTTTCACTGCTCCCAGTACAATGGCAACCTGCAGGAGCTCAAGATAGGAG ATGATGTGGAGTTTGAAGTGTCCTCAGACAGGCGCACTGGCAAGCCCATAGCAGTGAAGCTGCTTAAGATCAAACCAGAGGTGCTTCCAGAGGAGCGCATCTCGGGCCAG GTTGTCTCAGCGATTCCCACTCACCTGGATGGCAAATCTACACCGGGGCAGGTGCCCACTGGCAGTGTGTGTTACGAGAGAAACGGG GAGGTGTTTTACCTGACCTACACCCCAGATGACATAGAGGGAAACATGCACCTGGACACGGGAGACAAAGTCAGCTTCTACATGGAAACCAACAAGCA CACTGGTGCAGTCAGTGCTCACAACATCGTCCTGGTAAAGAAGAAACAGATGAGGTGCCAGGGGGTTGTCTGTGCCACCAAG GAGGCCTTTGGGTTCATTGAGAGGGCTGACGTGGTGAAGGAGATCTTCTTCCACTACAGCGAGTTCAAGGGTGACCTGGAGGCCCTACAGGCCGGCGACGACGTGGAGTTCACCATCAAAGAGAGAAAC GGGAAAGAGGTGGCCACCGACGTGAGGCTGCTCGCCCAGGGAACAGTCATATTTGAGGACATCAGCATTGAGCAGTTTGAAGGCACTGTCGTCAAAGTCATCCCTAAAGTTCCAACCAAGAACCAG AATGATCCGCTTCCAGGCCGCATCTGTGCTAGGATCAGCTTCACGGACAAGGAGCTGCTTTTCGGCGAGAAGGATACCAAGTCCAAGGTGACCCTGCTTGAGGGCGACCATGTGAAGTTCAACATCTCAACAGACCGCAGGGACAAGCTGGAGCGGGCCACCAACATCGACATCCTGCCTGACACCTTCCACTTCACTAAGGAGTCCCGTGAGATG GGTGTGATCGCTGCAATGCGTGACGGCTTTGGCTTCATCAAGTGTGTAGACCGGGACGCCAGGATGTTCTTTCACTTTAGCGAGGTGCTGGAGGAGGGCCAGCTGCACATCTCTGATGAAGTCGAGTTCACAGTTGTGCCCGTGAGTCCAGAGAGAACGCCCATG GACATGCTGTCTGCCCAGAGGAACCATGCAGTGCGCATCAAGAAGCTGCCCAAGGGCACAGTCTCCTTCCACACCCAGTCTGAGCAGCGCTTTGTGGGTGTGGTGGAGAAAGAGGCCACAGCAGCTATCACCAACAAGAGTGCCAGCCCCAGCAAGGCCAAAGAGAAG GAAGCAGAAGAGGGAGTGATTTCTTATGAGGACTGTGGAGTGAAACTGACTGTGTCGTACCACGTCAAAGATCTGGAGGGAGCTACCCAGCCACAGGCAGGAGACAAG GTGGAGTTCTCCATCAATGAGGTAAAGAGGACGGGCCAACAGAGCGCTGTCACCATCAAGATCCTCAACCGCACCGTCAACACCAAGAGGCTGCTGGGATACATTGCCACCCTGAAAGACAACTTTGGCTTCATAGAGACAGCCAATCACGATCAAGAGATTTTCTTTCATTACAG TGAGCTGTGTGGAGACTTGGAGAATCTGGAGCTGGGCGACACTGTGGAATATACCCTGTCCAAGGGCAAAGGAAACAAAGTCAGCGCTGAGAAGGTTACTAAGGTGGTAGCAG TGAATGGTGTGGGGCAGGATGTTGGTGAGACAGTGATGTTGGGGAAGGTGGTGCGCCCTCTGCGCAGTGTGGACCCATCCCAGACAGAGTACCAGGGGCTCATTGAGCTCTTGGAGGAAG ATGGCACTAAGTGTCAGAATTACTCCTTTGGCATCGTGGGCATGGCGAACAAGGCAGACTGTCTGCAGAAAGGCGAGATGGTGAAGTTCCAGCTGTGCACAGTGGCTCAGACAGGACAGAAGATGGCCTGCAACGTTGTCCCCCAACGTAAAGCCCTGGTGGAGTGCGTCAAGGACCAG TTTGGTTTTATCACGTATGAAGTTGGCGAGAGTAAGAAGCTGTTTTTCCATGTCAAAGAGGTGCATGATGGCTTGGAGCTCCAGACCGGGGATGAGGTGGAGTTCTCAGTCATCCTCAACCAACGCACAGGGAAATGTAGTGCCTGCAACGTGCGCAGAGTTAG TGAAGGGCCTAAACCGGTGGCAACCCCCCGTCCTGATCGCTTGGTCAACCGGCTCAAGAGCATCACCCTGGATGACGCTAGTGCCCCCCGCCTAGTTATTGTGAGACAGCCCCGCGGCCCTGACAATTCAAAG GGCTTCAATGTGGAGAGGAAGACCCGTCAGCCGGGTGTCATTGACTGA
- the LOC139416569 gene encoding cold shock domain-containing protein E1-like isoform X26, with product MERVHSEPPLARNTAPSTSAVAIPRSFSVSHKKHKRTPLYQRSMSFDPGMLHNNGHTAFANGTAAGIRETGVVEKLLTSYGFIQCSERQARLFFHCSQYNGNLQELKIGDDVEFEVSSDRRTGKPIAVKLLKIKPEVLPEERISGQVGPDSHASPFTVLHGYIHPVVSAIPTHLDGKSTPGQVPTGSVCYERNGEVFYLTYTPDDIEGNMHLDTGDKVSFYMETNKHTGAVSAHNIVLVKKKQMRCQGVVCATKEAFGFIERADVVKEIFFHYSEFKGDLEALQAGDDVEFTIKERNGKEVATDVRLLAQGTVIFEDISIEQFEGTVVKVIPKVPTKNQNDPLPGRICARISFTDKELLFGEKDTKSKVTLLEGDHVKFNISTDRRDKLERATNIDILPDTFHFTKESREMGVIAAMRDGFGFIKCVDRDARMFFHFSEVLEEGQLHISDEVEFTVVPDMLSAQRNHAVRIKKLPKGTVSFHTQSEQRFVGVVEKEATAAITNKSASPSKAKEKEAEEGVISYEDCGVKLTVSYHVKDLEGATQPQAGDKVEFSINEVKRTGQQSAVTIKILNRTVNTKRLLGYIATLKDNFGFIETANHDQEIFFHYSELCGDLENLELGDTVEYTLSKGKGNKVSAEKVTKVVAVNGVGQDVGETVMLGKVVRPLRSVDPSQTEYQGLIELLEEDGTKCQNYSFGIVGMANKADCLQKGEMVKFQLCTVAQTGQKMACNVVPQRKALVECVKDQFGFITYEVGESKKLFFHVKEVHDGLELQTGDEVEFSVILNQRTGKCSACNVRRVSEGPKPVATPRPDRLVNRLKSITLDDASAPRLVIVRQPRGPDNSKGFNVERKTRQPGVID from the exons ATGGAGAGGGTGCACTCCGAACCCCCTTTGGCACGTAATACTGCTCCTTCCACCTCTGCGGTAGCTATCCCCcgctccttctctgtctcccacaAAAAACACAAGCGGACCCCCCTGTATCAGAGATCA ATGAGTTTTGACCCTGGCATGCTCCACAACAACGGGCACACAGCGTTTGCCAACGGCACGGCGGCGGGCATCAGGGAGACTGGAGTGGTGGAGAAGCTGCTCACCTCCTACGGGTTCATCCAGTGCTCGGAGCGGCAGGCGCGCCTCTTCTTTCACTGCTCCCAGTACAATGGCAACCTGCAGGAGCTCAAGATAGGAG ATGATGTGGAGTTTGAAGTGTCCTCAGACAGGCGCACTGGCAAGCCCATAGCAGTGAAGCTGCTTAAGATCAAACCAGAGGTGCTTCCAGAGGAGCGCATCTCGGGCCAGGTGGGGCCAGACTCGCACGCCTCTCCCTTTACTGTGCTGCATGGTTATATTCATCCA GTTGTCTCAGCGATTCCCACTCACCTGGATGGCAAATCTACACCGGGGCAGGTGCCCACTGGCAGTGTGTGTTACGAGAGAAACGGG GAGGTGTTTTACCTGACCTACACCCCAGATGACATAGAGGGAAACATGCACCTGGACACGGGAGACAAAGTCAGCTTCTACATGGAAACCAACAAGCA CACTGGTGCAGTCAGTGCTCACAACATCGTCCTGGTAAAGAAGAAACAGATGAGGTGCCAGGGGGTTGTCTGTGCCACCAAG GAGGCCTTTGGGTTCATTGAGAGGGCTGACGTGGTGAAGGAGATCTTCTTCCACTACAGCGAGTTCAAGGGTGACCTGGAGGCCCTACAGGCCGGCGACGACGTGGAGTTCACCATCAAAGAGAGAAAC GGGAAAGAGGTGGCCACCGACGTGAGGCTGCTCGCCCAGGGAACAGTCATATTTGAGGACATCAGCATTGAGCAGTTTGAAGGCACTGTCGTCAAAGTCATCCCTAAAGTTCCAACCAAGAACCAG AATGATCCGCTTCCAGGCCGCATCTGTGCTAGGATCAGCTTCACGGACAAGGAGCTGCTTTTCGGCGAGAAGGATACCAAGTCCAAGGTGACCCTGCTTGAGGGCGACCATGTGAAGTTCAACATCTCAACAGACCGCAGGGACAAGCTGGAGCGGGCCACCAACATCGACATCCTGCCTGACACCTTCCACTTCACTAAGGAGTCCCGTGAGATG GGTGTGATCGCTGCAATGCGTGACGGCTTTGGCTTCATCAAGTGTGTAGACCGGGACGCCAGGATGTTCTTTCACTTTAGCGAGGTGCTGGAGGAGGGCCAGCTGCACATCTCTGATGAAGTCGAGTTCACAGTTGTGCCC GACATGCTGTCTGCCCAGAGGAACCATGCAGTGCGCATCAAGAAGCTGCCCAAGGGCACAGTCTCCTTCCACACCCAGTCTGAGCAGCGCTTTGTGGGTGTGGTGGAGAAAGAGGCCACAGCAGCTATCACCAACAAGAGTGCCAGCCCCAGCAAGGCCAAAGAGAAG GAAGCAGAAGAGGGAGTGATTTCTTATGAGGACTGTGGAGTGAAACTGACTGTGTCGTACCACGTCAAAGATCTGGAGGGAGCTACCCAGCCACAGGCAGGAGACAAG GTGGAGTTCTCCATCAATGAGGTAAAGAGGACGGGCCAACAGAGCGCTGTCACCATCAAGATCCTCAACCGCACCGTCAACACCAAGAGGCTGCTGGGATACATTGCCACCCTGAAAGACAACTTTGGCTTCATAGAGACAGCCAATCACGATCAAGAGATTTTCTTTCATTACAG TGAGCTGTGTGGAGACTTGGAGAATCTGGAGCTGGGCGACACTGTGGAATATACCCTGTCCAAGGGCAAAGGAAACAAAGTCAGCGCTGAGAAGGTTACTAAGGTGGTAGCAG TGAATGGTGTGGGGCAGGATGTTGGTGAGACAGTGATGTTGGGGAAGGTGGTGCGCCCTCTGCGCAGTGTGGACCCATCCCAGACAGAGTACCAGGGGCTCATTGAGCTCTTGGAGGAAG ATGGCACTAAGTGTCAGAATTACTCCTTTGGCATCGTGGGCATGGCGAACAAGGCAGACTGTCTGCAGAAAGGCGAGATGGTGAAGTTCCAGCTGTGCACAGTGGCTCAGACAGGACAGAAGATGGCCTGCAACGTTGTCCCCCAACGTAAAGCCCTGGTGGAGTGCGTCAAGGACCAG TTTGGTTTTATCACGTATGAAGTTGGCGAGAGTAAGAAGCTGTTTTTCCATGTCAAAGAGGTGCATGATGGCTTGGAGCTCCAGACCGGGGATGAGGTGGAGTTCTCAGTCATCCTCAACCAACGCACAGGGAAATGTAGTGCCTGCAACGTGCGCAGAGTTAG TGAAGGGCCTAAACCGGTGGCAACCCCCCGTCCTGATCGCTTGGTCAACCGGCTCAAGAGCATCACCCTGGATGACGCTAGTGCCCCCCGCCTAGTTATTGTGAGACAGCCCCGCGGCCCTGACAATTCAAAG GGCTTCAATGTGGAGAGGAAGACCCGTCAGCCGGGTGTCATTGACTGA